From a region of the Bacteroidota bacterium genome:
- a CDS encoding tetratricopeptide repeat protein: MADYIAQIEDRINKIKNLPDSIQKVEQMFHLCRFYIEVDMEKCIALLSKAVEIANRINYKPGEGYKAMYAGFHLWTQSQFNESLAKGKVAIKIFEDADCKGGLSEALSFSAYIHWDMGNYDIAFEYGLKSLKLAEAAKSELGTGWAHHALGVFYSNLKDHSEALAHFKKALSSFESVTEEEVYGRARVQSAMATVYIQLGNLDEAIGLINNTLETYENLGQKTGCGRALNDLGVIYKTKGDLRLAEKYLSRSLEIRILVNHKQGIITTNTELGELYLKEKKYPLALEKLEQACIIAEELNVKPKLTRIHKLIGEVYKQSNEPRKAIEHIELSFKIKGEVSGEEANNRLKNLQTQFATERSEREAEIHRLRHVELKKVYDEIEQKNKDITDSINYARRIQTAILPKQNSLDKFLPEHFILYKPKDIVSGDFYWAAEKNGKKFVAAVDCTGHGVPGAFMSIIGMALLNEIVVERGIPKPSEILNQLREGVIKYLQQTGADEENKDGMDIALLAFGAENGRWKIEYAGANNPLWIIRNANSEAEFTEIKASKQPIGVHIGTAQSFINNDIEVNPGDRLYIFTDGYADQFGGPHGKKFKYKQLQQLLMDSSKRSCGQQKEILNSTFDNWKGKLEQVDDVLIIGIRF, translated from the coding sequence ATGGCGGATTATATTGCACAAATAGAGGACCGTATCAACAAAATAAAAAACCTCCCCGACAGCATCCAAAAAGTCGAGCAGATGTTTCATTTGTGCCGGTTTTATATTGAAGTTGATATGGAAAAATGCATCGCCTTGCTTTCAAAAGCAGTGGAAATAGCAAATCGCATCAATTATAAACCCGGAGAAGGCTATAAGGCCATGTACGCAGGATTTCACCTGTGGACACAGTCACAATTCAACGAATCGCTCGCCAAAGGAAAAGTAGCGATCAAAATATTTGAAGATGCCGATTGTAAAGGAGGTCTTTCAGAAGCATTGAGCTTTAGTGCCTATATCCATTGGGACATGGGTAATTATGATATCGCCTTTGAGTATGGCCTTAAATCATTAAAGCTTGCCGAAGCTGCAAAAAGCGAATTGGGAACCGGCTGGGCCCATCATGCATTAGGTGTTTTTTATTCAAACCTGAAAGATCATTCAGAAGCACTGGCTCATTTTAAAAAAGCACTTTCAAGTTTCGAATCTGTAACGGAAGAAGAAGTTTACGGAAGGGCAAGGGTTCAAAGTGCAATGGCCACAGTATATATTCAACTTGGAAATCTGGACGAAGCAATCGGACTTATTAACAATACACTTGAGACGTATGAAAACCTGGGACAAAAAACCGGCTGCGGAAGAGCGCTTAATGACCTCGGCGTAATTTATAAAACTAAAGGGGATCTCAGGCTGGCCGAAAAATATCTGTCACGCAGTCTTGAAATACGGATATTAGTTAATCATAAGCAGGGAATTATCACAACAAATACCGAATTAGGGGAGTTATATCTCAAAGAAAAAAAATACCCGCTTGCCCTTGAAAAACTGGAGCAAGCATGTATCATTGCCGAAGAGCTGAATGTAAAGCCAAAACTTACCCGTATACATAAGCTCATCGGCGAAGTATATAAACAATCCAATGAACCCAGGAAAGCCATTGAGCATATCGAATTATCCTTTAAAATAAAAGGTGAAGTTTCCGGCGAAGAAGCCAACAATCGCTTAAAAAATCTTCAAACACAGTTTGCGACTGAGCGATCTGAGCGTGAAGCTGAGATCCATCGCCTGAGACATGTAGAGCTTAAAAAAGTATATGATGAGATCGAACAAAAAAACAAGGACATAACGGACAGCATTAATTATGCGCGCCGCATTCAAACCGCGATCTTACCCAAACAAAATTCACTCGATAAATTTCTTCCCGAGCACTTTATATTGTATAAACCCAAAGACATTGTCAGCGGTGATTTTTATTGGGCAGCTGAAAAGAATGGTAAAAAATTTGTTGCTGCGGTCGATTGCACAGGTCATGGTGTCCCGGGTGCTTTCATGAGCATCATCGGCATGGCATTGTTAAACGAAATTGTAGTGGAACGTGGTATTCCAAAGCCTTCAGAAATTTTAAATCAGTTGCGTGAAGGTGTTATTAAATACCTGCAGCAAACAGGAGCGGATGAAGAAAATAAAGACGGCATGGATATTGCTCTTCTTGCATTTGGCGCGGAGAATGGAAGATGGAAGATAGAATACGCAGGCGCGAATAATCCCCTTTGGATAATTCGCAACGCAAATTCAGAAGCTGAATTCACTGAGATAAAAGCAAGCAAACAACCTATCGGAGTTCATATCGGAACTGCACAATCATTCATTAATAATGACATCGAAGTTAATCCGGGTGATCGACTTTATATTTTTACAGATGGTTATGCCGACCAGTTTGGAGGCCCCCATGGAAAGAAATTTAAATACAAGCAGCTTCAACAATTGCTTATGGATTCATCCAAAAGATCATGCGGACAGCAAAAGGAAATTTTGAATTCTACCTTCGACAATTGGAAGGGTAAACTGGAACAGGTCGACGATGTTCTTATTATTGGAATACGATTTTAA